A single window of Candidatus Hydrogenedentota bacterium DNA harbors:
- a CDS encoding class I SAM-dependent methyltransferase: protein MDPAHAKVLADAPRGTRLLEVGCSEGRNRPWFAKAGFVYFGTDIYRPADSELMRACGGPHFLSDAHFFPVADEQFDIVYCAAVTEHLACPHLAFQEMNRVLKPGGYFLGNVAFLEPWHADSFFHMSANGVIELLTLSGFRPEYVWPSRGYSEFDAAALLAFRGPFRAFKYVARGLNAAYRMQYKLRRLARSMKGKSEERFVDEWARVAGAIDWIARKPS, encoded by the coding sequence ATGGATCCGGCGCATGCCAAAGTTCTCGCCGACGCCCCGCGAGGAACCCGGCTTCTTGAAGTGGGCTGTTCGGAAGGCCGAAACCGGCCTTGGTTTGCCAAAGCGGGTTTTGTGTATTTCGGAACGGACATTTATCGGCCCGCAGATTCTGAACTCATGCGCGCTTGCGGCGGACCGCATTTCCTGTCCGACGCCCATTTCTTCCCGGTTGCCGATGAGCAGTTCGACATTGTGTACTGCGCGGCCGTGACCGAGCACCTGGCCTGCCCACACCTGGCTTTTCAGGAAATGAATCGCGTCCTCAAACCGGGGGGGTATTTCCTGGGTAACGTGGCATTTCTCGAACCCTGGCATGCGGACAGTTTCTTTCACATGTCGGCCAACGGGGTCATCGAGCTTCTCACGCTGAGTGGATTCCGCCCTGAGTACGTATGGCCGAGCCGTGGATATAGCGAGTTCGATGCCGCCGCATTGCTCGCTTTCCGAGGACCGTTTCGCGCATTCAAGTATGTGGCTCGGGGCCTTAACGCAGCCTATCGAATGCAATACAAACTACGCAGACTCGCGCGTTCTATGAAGGGAAAGTCCGAGGAGCGTTTCGTGGACGAATGGGCGCGTGTCGCCGGCGCCATCGACTGGATTGCCCGCAAGCCTTCGTAG
- a CDS encoding universal stress protein, with amino-acid sequence MFRKSCILLPTDFSPYALHAMKYALAMAKTYEGRVHFLHVIDEALVSGGHAHGLWLTKGDADALVESMKEHAESRLALLTQTAEQEGVKGASFTVVGKPHDEILNHVRDHGSNLVVLATHGRSGFDHMVFGSVAEKVVRQSPVPVLCIKHPEHEFVSDEDLSLNIQRILFPTDFSPFAEKALPFAVSLCREFQAKLVLFHANELSVALPEFMPDAALTIGTTMEATARDALDRMKNSIEGVEVEIASVTGVPHREICRLVEKLPLDLIVMPTHGRSGIGHILFGSVAEKVVRLARCPVFTIRPEWEGPEPRAD; translated from the coding sequence ATGTTTCGTAAGAGCTGCATCCTGCTTCCCACGGATTTCTCCCCCTACGCACTCCATGCCATGAAATATGCCTTGGCCATGGCCAAGACCTATGAAGGTCGCGTGCACTTCCTGCACGTGATTGACGAGGCCCTGGTATCGGGAGGCCACGCGCACGGTTTGTGGTTGACCAAGGGCGATGCCGACGCCCTCGTTGAGTCCATGAAGGAACATGCGGAGAGCCGTCTAGCATTGCTCACTCAGACAGCCGAGCAAGAGGGGGTGAAAGGGGCAAGTTTCACAGTCGTCGGCAAGCCCCACGACGAGATCCTCAACCACGTGCGGGATCATGGAAGCAACCTCGTCGTCCTGGCGACTCACGGGCGCTCTGGTTTCGATCACATGGTTTTCGGGAGCGTCGCCGAAAAGGTTGTGCGCCAGTCTCCGGTCCCCGTGCTCTGCATCAAACACCCTGAGCATGAGTTTGTGAGCGATGAAGACCTGTCTCTCAACATCCAGCGCATTCTATTTCCAACCGACTTTTCCCCCTTCGCTGAAAAAGCGCTGCCGTTTGCGGTTTCGCTCTGCAGGGAGTTTCAGGCAAAGCTCGTACTCTTCCACGCCAATGAACTTTCTGTGGCGCTGCCGGAATTCATGCCGGATGCCGCGCTAACCATCGGCACTACAATGGAAGCGACTGCGCGCGACGCGCTGGATCGAATGAAAAACAGCATCGAAGGAGTGGAGGTGGAGATTGCCAGCGTGACCGGCGTGCCACACCGCGAGATTTGCCGTTTGGTGGAAAAACTGCCGTTGGATTTGATCGTCATGCCCACCCACGGCCGCTCAGGCATTGGGCATATCCTCTTCGGAAGCGTTGCGGAAAAAGTCGTCCGCCTCGCCCGGTGCCCGGTTTTCACCATTCGCCCCGAATGGGAAGGACCGGAACCCAGGGCAGACTAA